AATCGATCTTTTGATTTGCAAAAACCTTTGCGCGGGCAGATCGAATTGACTTATCGTTGCAATCTTCACTGTGTTCACTGTTACACCGACTGCTTTAACAATCCCGCCGATATCAAAAAAGAGATGACGACAGACATGATTTTTCGCCTGATCGATGAAATCCATGATGCGGGTTGTTTATGGTTGTGTTTCACGGGCGGTGAAATTTTTATGCGGAAGGATTTTTTTGAAATTTATGGTTACGCAAAGAAAAAAGGATTTCTGATTACCCTTTTCACCAATATGACAGGGGTGGATGAAGCCATTGTGAACCGACTCGCAGAAAATCCTCCGTTCGTCATTGAAACCAGTTGCCATGGTGTGGGAGAAGCCTTTGACCGGATCACACAAGTTGCGGGTTCTTTTGAACGGTTCGACAACGCAATTCGTTTGTTTTTGCGCCACGGGTTGCAGGTTCGGGTGAAGACAAAAGCGATGACGCTTAATCGCGGAGTGCTCGGCAAAATAAAAACTTATATTGAAAGTCTTGGATTTAAATTTGGTGTGAGCACAGATATCCAACCCGATCTGAAAGGTTCCTATAAAACAATGACTTATAGCCTAACCCCAAAAGAGATTGTTGCACTGGAGATTCAGCAAGACGAACCCCCTTTTGTCATTCCC
The genomic region above belongs to Deltaproteobacteria bacterium and contains:
- a CDS encoding radical SAM protein; the protein is MGSSIGVIPYKTFSGNLFNRSFDLQKPLRGQIELTYRCNLHCVHCYTDCFNNPADIKKEMTTDMIFRLIDEIHDAGCLWLCFTGGEIFMRKDFFEIYGYAKKKGFLITLFTNMTGVDEAIVNRLAENPPFVIETSCHGVGEAFDRITQVAGSFERFDNAIRLFLRHGLQVRVKTKAMTLNRGVLGKIKTYIESLGFKFGVSTDIQPDLKGSYKTMTYSLTPKEIVALEIQQDEPPFVIPAKAGIQSDSCLHKDNFLDPSLRGDDIVEAPHIYRCGCGANSFLVGAHGKLASCVFSRQFEENLSCQPFQQALQRVFLRVRSAVFLGDSPCRDCKITHLCEKKPGMMHFNAQNPEEPVKHFCETAHLKAEKLGITRELP